In the Thermodesulfobacteriota bacterium genome, one interval contains:
- a CDS encoding cysteine desulfurase yields the protein MERVFFENNSTTKIDERVLKAMLPYFTTHFGNPSSVFTKEGDEARRAIEDARKKVADFLNADPSEIVFTSCATESNNIAIKGLSLARKKISNRILFSEIEHYSILNQADFLRDLGFEVEYVKVDRYGIIDMDDLKKKTDKGAILLALIHASPEIGTIEPLKEVAAFLKERDILLYSDCVASAGRVLIDVKDLGIDALTISSHLIHGPKGVSALYLKKGIDIVPIMQGGYQEMGIRPGTENVPAIVGFGEACVLAKEELDVRRRKLYDLGKLLWDGIASRIEHVHFTGHPVERLPGHVSFWVEFVEGEALLMWLNLKSVASSSGSACASNIFAKSEVGLKASHVLTAIGIPPDVCHGSITFMLSKDNTLEEVEYVLSVLPEVVNKLREMSPLYERFKKEGKYR from the coding sequence ATGGAGAGGGTCTTTTTCGAAAATAACTCGACAACCAAAATAGACGAAAGAGTTCTCAAAGCTATGCTTCCTTATTTTACGACTCACTTTGGTAACCCCTCATCCGTATTCACGAAAGAGGGGGATGAAGCGAGGAGGGCCATCGAAGACGCAAGAAAAAAAGTAGCTGATTTCTTAAACGCCGACCCCTCAGAAATAGTTTTTACTTCCTGTGCTACCGAATCGAACAACATAGCAATAAAAGGTCTTTCTCTTGCGAGAAAGAAAATCTCGAATAGAATCCTTTTTTCAGAAATCGAGCACTATTCTATTTTGAACCAGGCAGATTTTCTAAGAGACTTGGGCTTCGAAGTAGAGTACGTGAAAGTTGACAGATATGGCATAATCGATATGGATGACCTAAAAAAGAAGACAGACAAAGGGGCCATCCTTTTAGCTCTTATTCATGCAAGCCCAGAAATCGGGACGATCGAACCCCTAAAAGAAGTGGCAGCCTTTCTCAAAGAGAGGGACATACTTCTATATTCGGATTGCGTGGCGAGTGCGGGACGCGTCTTAATCGACGTTAAAGATTTAGGTATAGATGCTCTTACTATTTCGTCGCATTTAATACACGGTCCAAAGGGTGTTTCCGCCCTTTATCTAAAGAAGGGTATTGATATTGTGCCCATCATGCAGGGCGGTTATCAGGAGATGGGAATACGACCAGGAACCGAAAACGTTCCGGCGATAGTTGGATTTGGCGAGGCGTGTGTGTTGGCTAAGGAAGAGTTGGATGTTAGAAGGAGAAAGTTGTACGACCTGGGTAAGCTTCTCTGGGACGGGATAGCTTCAAGGATAGAACATGTTCACTTTACTGGCCACCCAGTAGAGAGGCTTCCAGGACACGTCAGTTTTTGGGTGGAATTTGTGGAAGGGGAAGCCTTACTTATGTGGCTTAATCTTAAAAGCGTCGCATCATCGAGTGGGAGCGCCTGTGCATCGAACATTTTTGCCAAATCTGAAGTAGGACTTAAGGCATCCCACGTACTTACCGCAATAGGGATTCCACCAGATGTCTGCCACGGTTCCATAACCTTCATGCTAAGTAAAGATAACACTTTGGAAGAAGTGGAATACGTTCTATCCGTTTTGCCTGAGGTTGTAAATAAGCTCAGAGAAATGTCCCCTCTTTACGAAAGGTTTAAGAAAGAGGGAAAGTATAGATAA
- a CDS encoding secondary thiamine-phosphate synthase enzyme YjbQ, which yields MTEISVRTTKRVEVVNITKKIEEVVRGKEAKLVHVFVPHTTCGITINEDADPNVMRDVLEALERIAPRDFPYKHTEGNADSHIKSVLCGSSVTVPVAAGRLVLGTWQGIFLMEFDGPRERKVLVTLI from the coding sequence GTGACAGAAATATCCGTAAGAACGACAAAACGGGTGGAAGTAGTGAACATAACGAAGAAGATAGAAGAGGTAGTTAGAGGAAAGGAGGCAAAGCTCGTCCACGTCTTCGTTCCTCACACTACATGCGGGATCACAATAAATGAAGATGCGGATCCAAACGTGATGAGAGATGTACTTGAAGCTTTGGAGAGGATCGCCCCGCGAGATTTTCCGTATAAGCACACCGAGGGGAACGCGGATTCGCATATAAAATCGGTTCTTTGCGGTTCTTCTGTCACAGTCCCTGTAGCAGCGGGTAGACTCGTTCTTGGTACTTGGCAGGGCATATTCCTTATGGAATTCGATGGGCCAAGGGAGAGGAAGGTTCTGGTGACCCTCATATGA
- the tsaB gene encoding tRNA (adenosine(37)-N6)-threonylcarbamoyltransferase complex dimerization subunit type 1 TsaB: MENKLVLAIDNSLEYLSIAISAGEEILEERKIKGRESPSQIIAEEVFEMLKKRNLKAQDLGLLVGTTGPGSFTGIRVALGFLKGMKIGLGIPLVGVPTLDCISYAFSFMDGYHILPVLDAKKGEVFCALYFSSRGQLQRLSAYEAKKPEEIKEMLRKPCFVVGSGVPLVSSSLKGEGVILAEKVLRHVPMAVAIRLGLERQKVGSENVVPVYGRRSEAEIKFNLYLT; the protein is encoded by the coding sequence GTGGAAAATAAACTCGTTTTAGCCATAGACAATTCATTGGAATACCTCTCTATTGCCATCTCGGCAGGAGAAGAGATTCTGGAAGAACGAAAAATAAAAGGCAGGGAGAGTCCGTCGCAGATTATAGCAGAGGAAGTTTTCGAAATGTTGAAAAAAAGGAACCTCAAAGCACAGGATCTAGGCCTTCTTGTCGGTACCACAGGTCCAGGTTCATTCACAGGGATAAGAGTAGCGCTTGGATTTTTAAAGGGCATGAAGATCGGTCTTGGGATACCGCTTGTGGGAGTGCCAACGCTGGACTGCATATCTTACGCTTTTTCCTTCATGGATGGATATCACATACTTCCGGTTTTGGACGCTAAAAAAGGAGAAGTCTTCTGCGCTCTATACTTCTCCTCGAGGGGACAATTACAGAGACTTTCCGCCTATGAGGCAAAAAAACCCGAAGAAATTAAAGAGATGTTAAGAAAGCCATGCTTTGTGGTCGGTTCTGGTGTTCCGCTTGTAAGTAGTAGCTTAAAAGGAGAAGGTGTGATCTTGGCAGAAAAAGTTTTAAGGCATGTACCTATGGCCGTCGCTATAAGACTTGGCCTTGAAAGGCAAAAAGTTGGGAGTGAAAATGTGGTTCCTGTTTATGGAAGAAGATCCGAGGCTGAGATAAAATTCAACCTCTATCTTACTTAA
- the nifU gene encoding Fe-S cluster assembly scaffold protein NifU yields the protein MAGPYSEKVMDHFMNPRNMGEIENADGIGEVGNPVCGDVMKLYLKIENGVIVDAKFKTFGCGAAIATSSITTELIKGKTIEEALKLTNEAVAEALGGLPPAKMHCSVLAEEALKAAIEDYRKRKKEQ from the coding sequence ATGGCAGGACCGTATAGTGAAAAGGTCATGGACCATTTCATGAATCCAAGAAACATGGGTGAGATTGAAAACGCGGACGGAATAGGGGAAGTAGGAAATCCAGTATGCGGAGACGTTATGAAGTTATACTTGAAGATAGAAAACGGTGTAATAGTCGACGCTAAATTCAAAACATTTGGATGTGGAGCCGCCATAGCTACAAGCAGTATAACTACGGAACTGATAAAGGGAAAGACGATTGAAGAAGCTTTAAAACTCACAAACGAAGCAGTAGCTGAAGCTTTAGGAGGACTCCCACCGGCTAAAATGCATTGCTCGGTACTTGCAGAGGAAGCCCTAAAAGCGGCAATAGAAGATTATAGAAAGAGGAAGAAGGAGCAATAA